The Zestosphaera sp. genome includes a window with the following:
- the pfdA gene encoding prefoldin subunit alpha, whose product MSARKEVGEKQVVSFEALLAQLTELRKYIEALQNQLNQIQDELNEVKSSMNALSEFKNAGASEFLAPADRRGYVLIRASPQSVERVITHVGLEYYVELPLDKALDVLSGREREYRGFADELQKELVKAVRHYERLENLVNSIIAQARQVGVQQSKTSGS is encoded by the coding sequence TTGAGCGCTAGGAAGGAAGTAGGTGAGAAGCAGGTAGTGAGTTTTGAGGCGCTCCTAGCACAGTTGACGGAGCTCAGGAAGTATATAGAGGCCTTACAGAATCAGCTCAACCAGATACAGGACGAGTTGAACGAAGTCAAGTCCAGCATGAACGCTTTAAGCGAGTTCAAGAATGCCGGCGCTAGCGAGTTCCTCGCACCTGCCGACCGGAGAGGTTACGTCCTCATTAGGGCTAGTCCCCAGAGCGTTGAGAGGGTCATAACCCACGTAGGTCTGGAGTACTACGTCGAGCTGCCACTTGATAAGGCGCTCGATGTTTTGTCTGGGAGGGAGAGGGAATACAGGGGGTTTGCCGACGAACTTCAGAAGGAGTTGGTTAAGGCGGTAAGGCACTACGAGAGGCTTGAGAACCTGGTTAACTCTATCATAGCTCAGGCCAGACAGGTCGGAGTGCAACAATCCAAAACGTCTGGCTCGTAG
- the ftsY gene encoding signal recognition particle-docking protein FtsY, with translation MFRRIREAVSSLVENLGEVISKKELSEKEFNATFDEFQWLLLESDVAFEAVEVLRAKLASKLVNAKIPRLSDPKEYVLNVIKDSIRELLEGSMFGRDLSDVVGDSPKPYVVVFLGVNGVGKTTTIAKVAYKLAKNGLKPLIVAADTFRAGALEQLDIHANRVGVPILKGKYGADPASVAKDGVTHAIKNKYDVVLVDTAGRMHTDRDLMEEIRKVIRVVKPNLKVLILDALVGNDAVAQARWFDEVAGVDAIILTKVDADAKGGSALSIVLTLGKKIMYVGVGQSYDDLLPFSPELILNNLFNTRT, from the coding sequence GTGTTTCGTAGAATCAGAGAGGCGGTCTCTAGTCTTGTGGAGAATTTAGGAGAGGTAATTAGTAAGAAGGAGTTAAGTGAGAAGGAGTTCAACGCCACCTTCGACGAGTTTCAGTGGCTCTTACTTGAGAGCGACGTCGCTTTTGAGGCAGTTGAGGTTTTGCGCGCTAAGCTGGCAAGCAAACTAGTCAACGCCAAGATTCCCCGTTTAAGCGACCCTAAAGAGTATGTACTCAACGTGATTAAAGATTCTATAAGGGAGCTGCTGGAAGGCAGCATGTTCGGTAGAGACTTAAGTGATGTGGTCGGGGACTCGCCTAAGCCTTACGTGGTGGTGTTTCTGGGGGTCAACGGGGTTGGTAAGACCACCACCATAGCTAAGGTGGCGTATAAGCTCGCTAAAAACGGGTTGAAGCCACTGATAGTGGCTGCCGACACGTTCAGGGCTGGAGCTCTAGAGCAACTGGATATTCATGCCAACAGGGTCGGCGTACCCATACTTAAGGGTAAGTACGGCGCCGACCCTGCGTCCGTGGCTAAGGACGGCGTTACTCACGCAATCAAGAATAAATACGACGTCGTGCTCGTGGATACTGCTGGGCGGATGCACACCGACAGGGACTTGATGGAGGAGATCAGAAAGGTGATCAGGGTGGTTAAACCTAACTTGAAGGTCTTGATTCTCGACGCCTTGGTAGGGAATGACGCGGTAGCTCAGGCGAGATGGTTCGACGAGGTCGCGGGAGTTGACGCGATCATACTCACTAAAGTTGATGCTGATGCTAAAGGTGGTTCAGCCTTAAGCATAGTGCTGACTCTCGGGAAGAAGATCATGTACGTTGGTGTTGGTCAGAGCTACGATGACTTGCTACCCTTCAGTCCAGAGTTAATACTTAATAATCTCTTTAACACTAGAACTTAG
- a CDS encoding translation initiation factor IF-6, translating to MVLEKLRIFGNPNVGVYVFTNNRITIVPEGIHEEAKKTLKNVLGTDLIEVRIADSTLIGVLVAGNDRTVLLPKIVRDEELDKLRSAGVPVKVIQTTFTALGNVVLANNRFALLHPEVSDVEADLVRSELGVSSIRRGAVARVLTVGSVGVLNDYSGVFHPDSNDEELKSLEEFFGVRVGTATVNFGVGFVKVGLIMNNNGAVVGELTTGPEIMRLMEILNFAGS from the coding sequence ATGGTGCTTGAGAAGCTCAGGATCTTCGGCAACCCGAACGTCGGGGTCTACGTTTTCACTAACAACAGAATCACCATAGTTCCTGAAGGGATTCACGAAGAGGCTAAGAAAACGTTGAAGAATGTTCTTGGAACTGACTTAATTGAGGTTAGGATCGCTGATTCAACGCTGATAGGGGTGCTTGTGGCGGGTAATGACAGAACGGTCTTACTTCCTAAGATAGTGAGGGACGAGGAATTGGACAAGCTTAGAAGCGCTGGTGTGCCGGTGAAGGTCATCCAGACGACATTCACCGCATTAGGTAATGTGGTGTTGGCCAATAATAGGTTCGCCCTGCTTCACCCCGAGGTAAGTGATGTGGAGGCCGACCTAGTGCGGAGTGAGCTGGGCGTGTCTTCGATCAGGAGGGGGGCCGTTGCCAGAGTGCTCACGGTTGGGTCTGTGGGGGTTCTCAACGACTACAGCGGCGTCTTTCATCCTGACTCCAATGATGAGGAGTTGAAGAGTCTTGAGGAGTTCTTTGGCGTTAGAGTTGGGACGGCCACCGTTAACTTCGGCGTCGGTTTCGTTAAGGTCGGCCTAATTATGAACAATAACGGCGCCGTCGTCGGGGAGCTGACTACAGGTCCTGAGATAATGAGGTTGATGGAGATCCTGAATTTCGCAGGATCTTAA
- a CDS encoding protein translocase SEC61 complex subunit gamma: MKLDEIVTMWRKIITISEKPESDEYRTLLKVTLGGLMLVGLLGFVIHLVLSYVQGYI; encoded by the coding sequence ATGAAGCTGGATGAGATAGTGACTATGTGGAGGAAGATCATAACGATTTCCGAGAAGCCTGAGAGCGACGAGTACAGGACCTTACTTAAGGTCACTCTAGGAGGGTTAATGCTAGTTGGCCTTCTCGGCTTCGTTATCCACTTAGTACTTTCTTACGTTCAGGGGTATATTTAG
- a CDS encoding 50S ribosomal protein L11, with amino-acid sequence MVWRTVRLKVKGGAASPQPPVGPTIAQLGLKVDEVVGKMNEVTKHLKDVEVTLLIHVDTETKNYRLEVKSPSTTSLLLRTAGVSEPSGDPAHKKVGNLTMDDVVKVALMKKNEMNAKSLKAAVKTLVSSASTIGLTIDGKEGKEVLKLINRGEYDPILLKYEGEWKKGG; translated from the coding sequence ATGGTGTGGCGTACTGTAAGGTTGAAGGTTAAGGGAGGGGCAGCGTCCCCGCAACCTCCTGTAGGGCCCACTATAGCCCAACTGGGGCTTAAGGTCGATGAAGTAGTTGGTAAGATGAACGAGGTGACTAAACACCTCAAGGACGTTGAGGTGACGTTACTCATTCACGTGGACACTGAAACGAAGAATTACCGACTGGAGGTGAAGTCACCCTCAACTACTTCGCTCTTACTAAGGACGGCCGGCGTCTCGGAGCCCTCGGGCGATCCAGCACATAAAAAGGTGGGCAATCTAACCATGGATGACGTGGTTAAGGTCGCGTTGATGAAGAAAAATGAGATGAACGCTAAATCCCTGAAGGCCGCGGTAAAGACCTTAGTATCTTCTGCCTCGACTATAGGCCTCACTATCGATGGGAAGGAAGGTAAGGAGGTGCTCAAGCTCATCAACAGGGGTGAGTACGATCCGATACTCCTTAAATATGAGGGTGAATGGAAGAAGGGTGGGTGA
- a CDS encoding transcription elongation factor Spt5: MSDAEGVRQGGRQLKYVILRTTAGQELNVALMLESMIKNSGTKGIYSIVIPPKVKGYIIIETEGHHIVHKVAKDIKHVKGQAMGSLTEDEVERLIKVTSPLEELHPGDVVEVISGPFKGLKAQVVSVNLIRKTVTLNILEASFKMEVTLPADDVKPAKK; encoded by the coding sequence TTGAGCGATGCTGAGGGGGTGAGGCAGGGCGGGAGGCAACTCAAGTACGTTATCCTGAGGACTACTGCCGGTCAGGAGCTTAACGTGGCCTTGATGCTTGAGTCGATGATAAAGAATTCGGGCACGAAGGGCATCTACTCGATAGTAATACCTCCTAAGGTTAAGGGCTACATAATAATAGAGACTGAAGGACACCACATAGTTCATAAAGTAGCTAAGGATATAAAGCATGTAAAGGGGCAGGCCATGGGCTCGCTGACGGAGGATGAGGTGGAGAGGTTGATTAAGGTTACCTCACCGCTCGAGGAGTTACATCCGGGCGATGTGGTGGAGGTTATTTCAGGCCCGTTTAAAGGCTTAAAGGCTCAGGTCGTAAGTGTTAACTTGATCAGAAAAACGGTCACCCTGAACATACTGGAGGCCTCCTTCAAGATGGAGGTCACCCTGCCTGCAGATGACGTTAAACCGGCTAAGAAGTGA
- a CDS encoding DUF434 domain-containing protein: MINSIRIEVIEAARDYKHLLNRGYNQKAVLDLVTSRYGLSSVERTLLLRCIHSDSDAESIRKKRVESVSHMHVVIDGYNVLLTVHTAVEGLNLFLCDDGFVRDLRKSYRRGVVMDSLERVVSLLGVELGRLKPDSVTIVLDKNVSHSAQHAEALRSVVKDLAEVVLADKADTRVIGESGVIASSDYVVILRASRVYDLAGHIVKTHYGDRIIDISQYLRPSKC; this comes from the coding sequence TTGATTAACTCAATTAGAATCGAGGTTATTGAGGCCGCCAGGGACTACAAACACCTGCTCAATAGAGGTTACAATCAGAAGGCAGTGCTCGACCTAGTCACCTCCAGGTACGGTTTAAGCAGCGTTGAGAGGACATTACTCCTTAGATGTATACACAGCGACAGTGATGCGGAGTCGATAAGGAAAAAACGTGTGGAGAGCGTGTCCCACATGCACGTTGTCATTGACGGTTATAACGTGTTGCTCACAGTCCATACGGCCGTGGAGGGCTTAAACCTCTTTCTATGTGATGACGGTTTCGTCAGGGACTTAAGGAAGTCGTACAGGCGAGGTGTAGTCATGGACAGCCTTGAACGCGTCGTCAGTCTGCTAGGCGTGGAGCTAGGCAGATTGAAGCCTGACTCAGTAACGATAGTGTTGGACAAGAACGTCAGTCACTCAGCCCAACACGCGGAAGCGCTGAGGAGCGTTGTAAAGGACTTAGCGGAGGTAGTGTTAGCCGATAAGGCAGACACGAGAGTAATAGGGGAGAGCGGCGTAATAGCGTCAAGCGATTACGTTGTAATACTGAGAGCGTCCAGAGTATACGACCTAGCAGGACATATAGTGAAAACTCACTATGGTGATAGGATAATAGATATCTCACAATATTTAAGGCCGTCTAAGTGCTGA
- a CDS encoding 50S ribosomal protein L1, with translation MVLSEEKLAEAIKTALELGRGRRFKQSVELVVVFKGADPKSSEVKFRDFVHLPKGLGRGSRILVIASGNLQLQAREAGADVLTPDDLKNLSKRDVRKICRRYDVFLVQPDLMTQVGRTLGPALGPRGKFPIPVPASANVKALISRYTNSTRLRNKEQAWVGCRIGSEEMPLEHLTENAMSVINFIKSKYTKPLETTAKIYFKTTMGPAVEVEML, from the coding sequence ATGGTCTTAAGTGAGGAGAAACTGGCTGAGGCAATAAAGACTGCCTTGGAGTTAGGGAGGGGCCGTAGATTTAAGCAGTCTGTAGAGCTTGTAGTGGTCTTTAAAGGCGCTGATCCTAAAAGCTCTGAAGTTAAGTTCAGAGATTTCGTGCACCTCCCTAAAGGTTTGGGGAGGGGATCGAGGATCCTGGTCATAGCTTCAGGCAACCTTCAGTTGCAGGCTAGGGAAGCCGGGGCCGACGTCCTAACTCCAGACGACCTCAAGAACCTCTCCAAGAGGGATGTGAGGAAGATATGCAGGAGATACGACGTTTTCCTAGTTCAGCCTGACCTGATGACTCAGGTCGGCAGGACTTTAGGCCCTGCTCTAGGACCTCGAGGCAAGTTCCCGATACCCGTTCCCGCGTCAGCCAATGTCAAGGCCCTAATATCCAGGTACACCAACTCGACCAGGCTCAGGAATAAGGAGCAGGCATGGGTTGGTTGCAGGATAGGGAGCGAGGAGATGCCCTTGGAGCACCTGACGGAGAACGCCATGTCGGTGATAAACTTTATCAAGAGTAAGTATACGAAACCCCTCGAGACCACCGCTAAGATCTACTTCAAAACCACGATGGGGCCTGCGGTGGAGGTGGAGATGCTGTGA
- the rpl18a gene encoding 50S ribosomal protein L18Ae — translation MGDEVKTFRIGGVALFSPDRSRLWQKFTVEVRALSREEALEKVYSLMGSRHKLKREHLKIFEVIEISPEDARSKHVRELANIKGW, via the coding sequence GTGGGTGATGAAGTAAAGACATTCAGGATTGGCGGTGTCGCGCTCTTCAGCCCCGACAGGAGCAGGTTATGGCAGAAGTTCACCGTCGAGGTCAGGGCCCTCAGCAGGGAGGAGGCTCTTGAGAAGGTCTACTCCCTGATGGGTAGTAGGCACAAGCTTAAACGTGAGCATTTAAAGATATTTGAGGTTATTGAGATAAGTCCTGAGGACGCTAGGAGCAAACACGTGAGGGAGTTAGCCAACATTAAGGGTTGGTGA
- the alaS gene encoding alanine--tRNA ligase: MVGSSEIYKVRMFEREGFSRLACKVCGVNFWSKVVREDCNDAPCSDYTFFNLRLGSGPLTVKEARDKFLNFFKKHGHEVVEPYPVVARWRDDIYLTIASIVVFQPHVTSGLVLPPANPLVIAQPSVRLEDIDSVGYTFGRHLTNFIMGGHHAFNYPGKEVYFTHETAEYAREFFTKEIGVPEGEIVFKESWWEGGGNAGPCFEVAVGGLEVATLVFMMYDSLPDGTYKEMPLKIVDTGYGIERIAWLTQKSPTAFHAIYGSLLSDYHRILGVEEPPEEVLRASVKYVGRLNPKNEALYVRLKGEVSRELGISPPELGVILDNAIKVYALLDHVKTASLLLADGVVPSNSGEGYLARLVLRRIFRLLTSLKADLGSTYTLFEKQVKFWSDLYAQLRGKESYVEDVLKHELSKYRETLDRAPSLILKYFRRGSQGLSGEELMELYDSHGIPPEVVAEVGREAGIEVKIPEDFYNKLTARHSRAPVRKEERVKVPKEVVENVMNLDPTEQLFHKDPYLREFTSRVVKVVQNYVVLERTAFYPEGGGQEPDTGYLYVGSESYRVIDAQKVDGVILHKVEKSMPESYVGSVVKGVIDWERRYKLMRHHTATHIILGVARKVLGSHVWQAGAEKTEKGARLDITHYKSLTEDEVRMIEDLANKVILEGREVRSRLMPKYEAERKYGFVLYEGGVVLEPVIRVVEIEGLDAEACFGTHLTNTREVGALKIVRTDRIADGVVRLEYVAGTQVSEYARELEGKIRTAEGLVGGDLTLRLQALLKELQDMKTKISVFRKSYLKDFINTVESSVKVLKGLRISVVSLDVVDEEALREVLKDLTGRHENLILVVLTPRDAGGMNVEISEGFKASRELPAGKLMREMALALGGRGGGRGDHATGYVAVSDVRSVADLVLKLVENMVGQGNPS, encoded by the coding sequence GTGGTGGGCAGTTCGGAGATATATAAAGTCAGGATGTTCGAGAGGGAGGGGTTCAGCAGGCTTGCGTGCAAGGTGTGTGGGGTTAACTTCTGGTCTAAGGTCGTTAGGGAGGACTGTAATGACGCGCCCTGCTCGGATTACACATTCTTTAATCTGAGGCTAGGTTCAGGCCCCCTGACGGTTAAGGAGGCAAGAGACAAGTTCCTCAACTTCTTCAAGAAACACGGGCACGAGGTCGTAGAGCCTTACCCGGTCGTGGCTAGGTGGAGGGACGACATCTACTTGACGATAGCGTCTATAGTGGTTTTTCAGCCTCACGTCACGTCAGGGCTCGTCCTTCCCCCAGCCAATCCTCTGGTCATAGCTCAGCCGAGCGTAAGGCTTGAGGACATCGACAGCGTTGGATACACGTTCGGAAGGCATCTAACAAACTTCATAATGGGCGGTCATCACGCCTTCAACTATCCTGGCAAGGAGGTGTACTTCACGCACGAGACGGCCGAGTATGCCAGGGAGTTCTTCACTAAGGAGATAGGCGTGCCTGAGGGGGAGATAGTTTTTAAGGAGTCTTGGTGGGAGGGCGGGGGTAACGCTGGACCCTGCTTTGAGGTCGCCGTCGGGGGTCTTGAGGTAGCTACCCTGGTTTTCATGATGTATGACTCGCTGCCCGACGGCACCTACAAGGAAATGCCTCTCAAGATAGTTGATACTGGGTACGGCATCGAGAGGATTGCCTGGCTGACTCAGAAGTCCCCGACAGCCTTCCACGCCATATACGGTAGCTTACTCAGTGATTACCACAGGATCCTCGGTGTTGAGGAACCTCCTGAAGAGGTGTTGAGGGCTAGCGTTAAGTACGTCGGCAGGCTCAATCCGAAGAACGAGGCGCTCTACGTTAGGCTTAAGGGCGAGGTTTCAAGGGAGTTAGGCATTAGCCCCCCTGAGCTTGGAGTCATTCTCGATAACGCCATAAAGGTTTACGCGTTACTGGACCATGTCAAGACGGCCTCACTTCTGCTGGCCGACGGCGTGGTTCCATCAAACAGTGGTGAGGGTTATCTTGCGAGGCTCGTGTTGAGGAGGATCTTCAGACTCCTCACATCGCTTAAAGCAGATCTGGGAAGCACGTACACGCTGTTTGAGAAGCAGGTTAAGTTCTGGAGCGACCTCTACGCTCAACTCAGAGGTAAAGAAAGCTATGTGGAGGACGTCCTGAAGCACGAGCTGAGCAAGTACCGCGAGACTCTTGACAGAGCACCATCCCTAATCCTGAAGTACTTCAGGAGAGGGTCACAGGGGTTGAGCGGGGAGGAGCTCATGGAGCTGTATGACAGTCACGGAATACCACCTGAGGTGGTTGCTGAGGTAGGTAGGGAGGCGGGCATAGAGGTTAAGATACCTGAGGACTTCTATAACAAGTTAACCGCCAGACATTCTAGGGCGCCAGTGCGTAAGGAAGAGAGGGTTAAGGTCCCGAAGGAGGTGGTTGAGAACGTCATGAATCTAGACCCTACCGAGCAGCTATTCCATAAGGATCCATACCTGAGGGAATTCACGTCGCGCGTTGTTAAGGTGGTACAGAACTATGTGGTTCTTGAGAGAACCGCCTTCTACCCTGAGGGCGGGGGTCAGGAGCCTGATACCGGCTACCTGTACGTAGGTAGTGAGTCGTACAGAGTGATCGATGCCCAGAAGGTTGACGGCGTTATACTGCATAAGGTGGAGAAGTCCATGCCCGAATCGTACGTCGGCAGCGTTGTGAAGGGGGTTATCGACTGGGAGAGGCGGTATAAGTTGATGAGGCATCACACAGCTACACACATAATACTGGGTGTCGCTCGGAAGGTGCTTGGAAGCCACGTGTGGCAGGCGGGGGCCGAGAAGACTGAGAAGGGGGCTAGGCTAGACATAACTCACTACAAGTCACTCACAGAGGATGAGGTGAGGATGATCGAGGACCTGGCCAATAAGGTTATCCTTGAGGGCAGGGAGGTCAGATCCCGCCTCATGCCCAAGTATGAGGCGGAGAGGAAATACGGGTTCGTTCTGTACGAGGGCGGGGTTGTTTTGGAACCTGTGATCAGGGTGGTTGAGATAGAGGGTCTGGACGCTGAAGCCTGCTTCGGGACCCACTTAACCAACACAAGGGAGGTCGGCGCGCTCAAGATAGTTAGGACAGATAGGATAGCTGACGGTGTGGTAAGGCTTGAGTACGTAGCGGGCACTCAAGTGAGTGAGTATGCTAGGGAGTTGGAGGGCAAGATAAGGACCGCGGAGGGGTTGGTGGGCGGGGATCTGACCCTCCGTCTCCAGGCATTACTTAAGGAACTGCAGGACATGAAGACGAAGATTTCCGTCTTCAGGAAATCGTACTTGAAGGATTTCATCAACACTGTCGAGTCTTCAGTGAAAGTGCTTAAGGGTTTGAGGATCTCGGTAGTGAGTCTGGACGTGGTTGATGAGGAGGCGCTACGGGAAGTTCTGAAGGATCTTACCGGACGCCATGAGAACCTCATACTCGTTGTACTAACACCCAGGGATGCTGGCGGCATGAATGTGGAGATCTCCGAAGGATTTAAGGCGTCCAGGGAGTTGCCCGCAGGCAAGCTGATGAGGGAGATGGCGCTGGCTTTAGGGGGACGCGGTGGTGGCAGAGGGGATCACGCCACAGGCTACGTGGCGGTCAGCGACGTTAGGAGTGTTGCCGACTTAGTGCTTAAGCTTGTTGAGAACATGGTAGGGCAAGGTAATCCTAGTTGA
- a CDS encoding 50S ribosomal protein L10: MKGSTRSKLVKLVEVLQNERMLRKGVERRSIKEKEAIVAEIKRLVSSHRAIGLINMEGVPSRELSNIKEVLSKYGVIRVFNNTLVARALNELRPRGVEEFINYLTGPNMLIFTDLNAFTLANLVDRVVMLRYIKPGEKAPSDIYVPEGPTGIPPGPMMSVFGKLKLRTMVKEGVIWIAKESKVASAGDVVSPELASLLRKLEIKAYPVKLSLKVVWDEGVVIPKDKLRLDVESFRNELLSAVHTGRTLALETALPLPEVMPEVISRAYLRAVRLAGEAGYVTPETAPLVLRSAAGVAQALAGILMQRNPELNLPVAPQTVAVEATPTSQKPSEEEGKPEEEGEEKKVSEEEIAEGISSLFG; the protein is encoded by the coding sequence GTGAAGGGCTCGACTAGGAGCAAGCTGGTTAAGTTAGTGGAGGTTCTACAGAACGAGAGGATGCTTAGGAAGGGCGTGGAAAGAAGATCCATCAAGGAGAAGGAGGCAATAGTTGCTGAGATTAAGAGGTTGGTATCAAGCCATAGAGCGATTGGCTTGATAAACATGGAAGGGGTTCCGTCAAGGGAGCTCAGCAATATTAAGGAGGTCCTGAGTAAGTACGGCGTTATCAGAGTCTTCAACAACACTCTCGTAGCTAGGGCTCTTAACGAGCTCAGACCACGAGGCGTGGAGGAATTCATCAACTACCTGACCGGCCCCAACATGCTGATATTCACTGACCTCAACGCATTCACGCTGGCCAACTTAGTGGATAGGGTGGTTATGCTTAGGTACATTAAACCCGGGGAGAAGGCGCCCTCAGACATATACGTTCCCGAAGGACCTACTGGAATACCGCCTGGCCCCATGATGTCTGTGTTTGGTAAGCTTAAGTTAAGAACCATGGTTAAGGAGGGCGTCATATGGATAGCGAAGGAGTCCAAGGTCGCGTCAGCAGGCGACGTAGTCAGTCCTGAGCTGGCCTCGCTCCTCCGGAAGCTTGAGATCAAGGCGTACCCAGTTAAGCTTTCGTTAAAGGTCGTATGGGATGAAGGAGTTGTCATACCTAAGGACAAGTTGAGGCTAGATGTTGAGAGCTTCAGAAACGAGCTACTGTCCGCAGTCCACACAGGGAGAACGCTGGCTCTTGAGACAGCCCTACCCCTGCCTGAGGTAATGCCTGAAGTCATAAGTAGAGCCTACCTAAGGGCCGTAAGGCTGGCTGGTGAGGCTGGATACGTGACTCCGGAGACCGCCCCACTAGTCTTGAGGAGTGCTGCAGGTGTGGCTCAGGCTCTAGCTGGCATCCTGATGCAGAGGAATCCAGAGTTGAACCTCCCGGTAGCCCCTCAAACAGTTGCGGTGGAAGCGACTCCGACCTCACAGAAACCCTCAGAGGAGGAGGGAAAGCCTGAGGAAGAGGGTGAGGAGAAGAAGGTAAGTGAGGAAGAGATAGCTGAAGGAATTTCGTCACTCTTCGGCTGA
- a CDS encoding 50S ribosomal protein L39e, whose amino-acid sequence MAKAKHVARKLRLASESKSNCAVPVWVVVKTLRKVPWRPRLRHWRRSKLKNV is encoded by the coding sequence GTGGCTAAAGCCAAACATGTGGCCAGGAAGTTGCGTCTGGCCAGCGAATCTAAGAGCAACTGCGCGGTGCCTGTGTGGGTGGTGGTTAAAACCTTAAGGAAGGTCCCCTGGAGGCCGAGGCTCAGGCACTGGAGGAGGAGCAAGCTAAAGAACGTGTGA
- a CDS encoding DNA-binding protein, with translation MGDGYMSNEYYDTDLEEIKRRQMEELLRRQEEARRREEEVAREAQRQEVLRRSMTPEARARLANVKLVKPELARAVEDYIINLALSGQLKEPVDDDMLREILYVIDARTRRDYKIVFREKR, from the coding sequence ATGGGTGACGGATACATGAGCAACGAGTACTACGACACCGACTTAGAGGAGATCAAGAGGAGGCAAATGGAGGAGCTCCTTAGAAGGCAGGAAGAGGCTAGGAGGAGGGAGGAGGAAGTAGCTCGGGAGGCTCAAAGGCAGGAGGTTTTACGCAGGTCGATGACCCCTGAAGCCAGGGCTAGGCTAGCTAATGTCAAGCTGGTTAAGCCTGAGTTAGCCAGGGCTGTTGAAGACTACATAATCAACCTAGCCCTTTCAGGACAGCTGAAGGAGCCTGTGGATGACGATATGCTCAGAGAGATTCTGTACGTCATAGACGCTAGAACAAGACGTGACTATAAGATAGTGTTTAGGGAGAAGAGGTGA
- a CDS encoding 50S ribosomal protein L31e, giving the protein MVEGTIYVINLNRLKWTGLARRNFRAVRYVREFVKKHAKAEEVVIDASINEYLLSRGADNLPARIAVSVNKLDEEGKIVKASLAIQIIERGSKGSGEGGGQRSAGTEV; this is encoded by the coding sequence GTGGTCGAGGGCACAATATATGTGATAAACCTCAACAGGCTCAAGTGGACTGGACTCGCCAGAAGGAACTTCAGGGCGGTAAGATATGTGCGTGAGTTCGTCAAAAAACACGCCAAGGCTGAGGAGGTCGTCATTGATGCATCGATTAACGAGTACCTCCTCTCGAGGGGTGCGGACAACCTGCCAGCCCGAATAGCCGTGAGCGTGAATAAGCTTGATGAGGAGGGCAAGATCGTCAAGGCATCCCTAGCGATTCAAATCATTGAGCGGGGGTCTAAGGGGTCTGGGGAGGGGGGTGGCCAGCGCTCAGCTGGGACTGAGGTATAG